One genomic window of Hymenobacter sp. J193 includes the following:
- a CDS encoding glutamate-5-semialdehyde dehydrogenase — MQALFQATQAASRPLSQVPAETITALLLDLADAAVAETSFLLAENARDLALMPADDPKYDRLQLTAARLEAIAQDMRNVAALPSPLGETLLTEERPNGLQITKVRVPLGVVGVIYEARPNVTFDVAALCLKTGNACLLKGGSDAAYSNQAIGLVIQRVLARHGLAAATVTLLPPDRQATEALLQAVGYVDVLIPRGSQSLIDYVRQHARVPVIETGAGIVHTYFDETADLAKGRAIIANAKTRRVSVCNALDCLLIHASRLVDLPALTAPLAQTGVTIYADAQAYPALRGLYPAALLEQARPEHFGTEFLSLKLAIKTVDNLAEALTHIAAHSSRHSEAIISEDAAHIERFLNAVDAAAVYANASTAFTDGAQFGLGAEIGISTQKLHARGPMGLAELTSYKWLVRGTGQVRTT; from the coding sequence ATGCAAGCCCTCTTCCAGGCCACGCAAGCAGCCAGCCGCCCACTCAGCCAGGTGCCGGCCGAAACCATTACGGCGCTATTGCTCGATCTGGCCGATGCCGCCGTGGCGGAAACCTCCTTCCTGCTGGCCGAAAATGCCCGGGACCTAGCCCTGATGCCGGCTGATGACCCCAAGTACGACCGGCTGCAGCTTACCGCCGCCCGCCTGGAGGCCATTGCCCAGGACATGCGCAACGTGGCGGCGCTGCCCTCGCCCCTGGGCGAAACCCTGCTGACCGAAGAGCGGCCTAATGGCTTGCAGATTACGAAAGTGCGGGTACCGCTGGGCGTGGTAGGCGTCATCTACGAAGCCCGCCCCAACGTGACCTTCGACGTAGCCGCGCTCTGTCTGAAAACCGGCAATGCCTGCCTGCTCAAGGGCGGCTCCGATGCGGCGTACTCCAACCAGGCTATTGGCCTCGTTATTCAACGTGTGCTGGCCCGCCACGGCCTGGCGGCCGCTACCGTCACGCTGCTCCCACCCGACCGTCAGGCCACCGAGGCGCTGCTCCAGGCAGTAGGCTACGTGGATGTACTGATTCCGCGCGGCAGCCAGTCGCTCATCGACTACGTGCGCCAGCACGCCCGGGTGCCGGTCATCGAAACCGGCGCGGGCATCGTGCATACCTACTTCGATGAAACCGCCGACCTGGCGAAAGGCCGCGCCATTATTGCCAACGCCAAAACCCGCCGCGTGAGCGTGTGCAACGCCCTCGACTGCCTGCTGATTCACGCCAGTCGGCTGGTAGATCTGCCCGCTCTCACCGCGCCGCTGGCCCAGACCGGCGTCACCATCTACGCCGATGCGCAGGCGTATCCGGCCTTGCGCGGGCTGTATCCGGCGGCGCTGCTGGAGCAGGCCCGGCCCGAGCATTTCGGCACCGAGTTTCTTTCGTTGAAGCTGGCCATCAAAACCGTTGACAACCTTGCTGAAGCCCTGACGCACATTGCCGCGCACAGCTCCCGTCACAGTGAAGCTATTATTTCGGAAGATGCCGCCCACATCGAGCGGTTCCTGAACGCGGTAGATGCGGCCGCCGTGTACGCCAATGCCTCCACTGCTTTCACCGACGGGGCGCAGTTTGGGCTGGGCGCCGAAATCGGCATCAGCACGCAGAAGCTGCATGCCCGCGGCCCCATGGGGCTGGCCGAGCTAACCAGCTACAAGTGGCTGGTGCGCGGCACCGGGCAGGTGCGAACTACGTAA
- a CDS encoding LysR substrate-binding domain-containing protein, with product MLSHPHEVFLEVARQLSFTKAGQTLFLSQSAVSKQVKALEEHYKTGLFERLGNSVALTPAGELLYRKLLVAKQLQHELHQEFAEVSPGFSPQVRMVIGASTTISLYVIPPVLSAYLQRYPGTQLTLKNRNSENILKALLEHEIDLGIIEGIHKVSNVTYTPLLTDEVVAVCSARHAGLPEELAAQDLYHTPLALREQGSGTLAVLEQALAEQNIKLTDLPVKVRLGGTEALKNFVRVDTCLAFLPRQAVMKELASGELREVPVRGLHMVRHFDFVQRKGTENNLPYKTFVQFARRYYSLQA from the coding sequence ATGCTTTCCCATCCCCACGAAGTATTTCTGGAAGTAGCCCGGCAGCTTAGCTTTACCAAAGCCGGGCAGACGTTGTTCCTGAGTCAGTCGGCCGTGAGCAAGCAGGTGAAAGCCCTGGAAGAGCACTATAAAACGGGCTTGTTTGAGCGTCTCGGCAACAGCGTGGCCTTGACGCCCGCGGGGGAATTGCTTTACCGGAAGCTGTTGGTGGCCAAGCAGCTCCAGCACGAACTGCACCAGGAGTTTGCTGAGGTAAGTCCGGGCTTCAGTCCGCAGGTGCGCATGGTTATCGGAGCCAGCACCACCATTTCCCTGTATGTTATTCCGCCGGTACTCTCGGCCTACCTGCAGCGCTACCCGGGCACCCAGCTCACCCTTAAAAACCGCAACAGCGAAAACATCCTCAAAGCCCTGTTGGAGCACGAAATCGACCTGGGCATCATCGAAGGAATTCACAAGGTCAGCAACGTGACGTACACGCCCCTGCTCACGGATGAGGTAGTGGCCGTGTGCTCGGCGCGCCACGCCGGGCTGCCGGAGGAGTTGGCAGCTCAGGACCTGTACCATACCCCGCTGGCTTTGCGGGAGCAGGGCTCGGGCACCCTGGCGGTGCTGGAGCAGGCTCTGGCCGAGCAGAACATCAAGCTGACGGACCTGCCGGTGAAGGTGCGCCTGGGCGGCACCGAGGCCCTGAAAAACTTTGTGCGGGTGGATACCTGCCTGGCCTTTCTGCCCCGGCAGGCCGTCATGAAAGAGCTGGCTTCGGGCGAGCTGCGGGAGGTGCCTGTCCGGGGCCTGCACATGGTGCGGCACTTCGATTTCGTGCAGCGCAAAGGCACCGAGAACAACCTGCCTTACAAAACATTCGTGCAGTTTGCCCGGCGCTACTATTCCCTGCAGGCATAG
- a CDS encoding helix-turn-helix domain-containing protein, translated as MPRSLRVTAVPHYLSLIRTGLGLTQEQLAGALSVSRHLVTKIEANQRVLPPAAGLIVAWLAQALPVPGPPVPAAPLVPTHLAPLQARATVVAYETEQLARRLARGQARTARALDWLRAAPKLLATLPPEAERQRLWVAAVTAEAEGALEGDGNPAQHRLLAARLAGLRAEATALAAYLAEVPGV; from the coding sequence ATGCCCCGTTCTCTGCGCGTGACGGCCGTGCCGCACTACCTTTCGCTGATTCGCACGGGGCTGGGCCTGACGCAGGAGCAGCTGGCCGGGGCCCTGAGCGTGTCGCGCCACTTGGTCACGAAGATAGAAGCCAACCAGCGAGTATTGCCACCGGCGGCCGGTTTAATTGTTGCGTGGCTGGCGCAGGCATTGCCGGTACCCGGTCCGCCCGTGCCGGCCGCGCCCTTGGTGCCCACCCACCTGGCACCCCTCCAGGCCCGGGCTACGGTCGTGGCCTACGAAACCGAGCAGCTCGCCCGCCGGCTGGCGCGGGGACAGGCCCGGACCGCCCGCGCCCTCGACTGGCTGCGGGCCGCACCCAAGCTGCTGGCCACGCTGCCCCCCGAGGCCGAGCGCCAGCGGCTGTGGGTAGCTGCCGTAACGGCCGAAGCCGAAGGCGCCCTGGAAGGGGACGGCAACCCCGCCCAGCACCGGCTGCTGGCGGCCCGCCTGGCCGGCCTGCGGGCCGAGGCCACCGCCCTGGCGGCCTACCTGGCCGAGGTACCGGGGGTGTGA
- a CDS encoding Uma2 family endonuclease — protein MPPITDISQLDLTKTYTYADYLTWQLDEFIELIKGKVRRMSPAPRVAHQRISSRFTGMIYSYLAHRGCEVFHAPFDVRLSKATPNGDAQITTVVQPDICVVCDPQKLDERGCLGAPDWIIEIVSPGNASHDTKSKFDLYEENGVLEYWIVFPGEKTVSVFVLHEGRYQPHGDFYTPGLIPVHTLPEFSIEWTEVSEGV, from the coding sequence ATGCCGCCTATCACCGATATTTCCCAGCTCGACCTTACCAAAACCTATACCTACGCCGACTACCTCACCTGGCAGCTGGACGAGTTTATTGAGCTCATCAAAGGCAAAGTGCGGCGCATGAGCCCTGCCCCGCGGGTAGCGCATCAACGGATTTCCAGTCGGTTTACCGGCATGATTTACTCGTATCTGGCGCACCGCGGGTGCGAGGTCTTTCACGCGCCTTTTGATGTGCGCCTGTCCAAAGCCACGCCCAACGGCGATGCGCAGATTACTACCGTGGTGCAGCCCGACATCTGCGTGGTCTGCGACCCGCAGAAGCTGGATGAGCGTGGCTGCCTCGGCGCCCCCGACTGGATTATCGAAATCGTGAGCCCCGGCAACGCCAGCCACGACACCAAGAGCAAGTTCGACCTCTACGAGGAAAACGGCGTGCTGGAATACTGGATTGTGTTTCCCGGCGAGAAGACGGTTTCCGTGTTCGTGCTGCACGAAGGCCGCTACCAGCCCCACGGCGACTTCTACACCCCCGGCCTCATTCCCGTGCACACGCTCCCGGAGTTCAGTATTGAGTGGACGGAGGTGTCTGAGGGAGTGTGA
- a CDS encoding alpha/beta hydrolase: MPALSPVLLLPGLGNSGPAHWQSRWEQHYGYPRVNQHNWDQPACHDWVQMLDRAVAAAGPDVVVVAHSLGCATVAHWARTTRHRLAGALLVAPADVDRPNFPSEVTGFAPMPLAPLPCPSIVAASTNDEYVTLTRAQAFAGAWGSRLVNVGALGHINSASELGLWPQGHALLRELMGLLT, from the coding sequence ATGCCTGCTTTATCCCCCGTACTGCTCCTTCCTGGCCTGGGAAACTCGGGCCCCGCACACTGGCAAAGCCGGTGGGAGCAGCACTACGGCTACCCGCGCGTAAACCAGCACAACTGGGACCAGCCCGCCTGCCACGACTGGGTACAAATGCTTGACCGGGCCGTGGCAGCGGCCGGGCCGGACGTGGTGGTGGTAGCCCACAGCCTGGGCTGCGCCACGGTAGCGCACTGGGCCCGCACTACCCGTCACCGCCTGGCCGGGGCACTGCTGGTAGCTCCCGCCGACGTAGACCGCCCCAACTTCCCATCCGAAGTCACCGGCTTTGCGCCCATGCCGCTGGCCCCGCTGCCTTGCCCCAGCATCGTAGCAGCCAGCACCAACGACGAGTACGTGACCCTGACGCGGGCGCAGGCGTTTGCCGGGGCCTGGGGCAGCCGCCTGGTGAACGTGGGTGCCTTGGGCCACATCAACTCTGCCTCTGAGCTGGGTTTGTGGCCGCAGGGGCATGCGCTGCTGCGGGAGCTGATGGGCTTGCTTACGTAG
- a CDS encoding IS5 family transposase: MVDGYQPLTDSQWQVIKSLLPTQRRRRLCLRQVFNALLYVCRTGCQWRALPPQFPPWTAVYYYFYRWQRLGLWQQLNTVVNALDRVAHGREPTPALACIDSQSVKLAPRIYEHRGLDAHKLVNGRKRQLLVDSGGRIWAAHVHAAHRHDSTGALALLPQRPWWARRLQLVLTDAAYRGRFAQQLLRLGLVQQISSRPPTLHGFVPLARRWVVERTFAWLACFRRVVVDYEFTPASHVTWLLLANITMSLNRS, from the coding sequence ATGGTTGATGGCTACCAACCCCTTACTGACTCGCAGTGGCAAGTTATCAAGTCGCTGCTGCCCACGCAACGACGGCGGCGCTTGTGTTTGCGGCAGGTGTTCAACGCCTTACTGTATGTGTGCCGCACGGGCTGCCAGTGGCGGGCGCTGCCCCCACAGTTTCCACCCTGGACGGCGGTTTACTACTATTTCTATCGCTGGCAACGGCTGGGTCTGTGGCAGCAACTCAATACGGTCGTCAACGCCCTGGACCGAGTCGCACACGGCCGCGAACCGACTCCGGCGCTGGCCTGCATAGATAGCCAAAGCGTCAAGCTGGCCCCGCGCATCTACGAGCACCGCGGCCTGGACGCGCACAAGCTCGTCAACGGCCGCAAACGCCAGCTCCTAGTGGATTCCGGCGGGCGTATCTGGGCCGCGCACGTGCACGCGGCCCACCGCCACGACAGCACCGGCGCCCTGGCATTGCTGCCCCAGCGGCCTTGGTGGGCACGGCGCCTGCAGCTTGTGCTGACCGATGCGGCCTACCGTGGGCGCTTTGCCCAGCAACTGCTGCGGTTGGGCCTAGTCCAACAAATTAGTAGTCGGCCGCCTACCCTGCACGGCTTCGTACCCCTGGCCCGGCGCTGGGTCGTCGAGCGCACCTTCGCCTGGCTGGCCTGCTTTCGCCGCGTCGTAGTCGATTACGAATTTACCCCCGCTAGCCATGTCACGTGGCTGTTATTGGCCAACATCACCATGTCGCTCAATCGGTCCTAA
- a CDS encoding threonine synthase: protein MQSTLEAISRLQTLECSVCRTPYSATILQRLSDCCAAPLLATYQLQAPLSHEAAIDVHEPSMWRYRSLLPLLDEANQVSLGEGFTPLLPLTSLARRYSLSEVLLKDEGQNPTGSFKARGLSMAISKAKELGVEGCIIPTAGNAGVAMAAYCAKAGMRAVVVMPRHTPQAFKEECYWYGAEVHLVDGLINDCAARVRELNHAHELLDVSTLKEPYRLEGKKTMGYELAEQLRWALPDVLLYPAGGGTGLIGIWKAFREMQTLGWLPAQVRLPRMVAVQAAACAPLWATYTGRQANSQQYVGQPTIANGLAVPRPLGEALMLQVLRESGGTVVPVDDQEMLEGMRELARHEGLFVAPEGAAVWMAARKLVDAGWIGRHERMLLLNTGSGQKYLENVMGQA, encoded by the coding sequence ATGCAAAGCACCCTCGAAGCCATCAGCCGCCTGCAAACTCTGGAATGCTCGGTGTGCCGGACGCCTTACTCCGCTACCATTTTACAGCGCCTGTCGGACTGCTGCGCCGCGCCTCTGCTGGCAACCTATCAGCTGCAGGCACCCCTCAGTCACGAAGCCGCCATTGATGTACACGAGCCCAGCATGTGGCGCTACCGCAGTTTGCTGCCCTTGCTCGATGAGGCCAATCAGGTAAGCCTGGGCGAAGGGTTTACGCCGCTGCTGCCCCTCACCAGCCTGGCCCGCCGCTACAGCCTTTCAGAGGTTTTGCTCAAGGACGAAGGGCAGAACCCCACCGGCTCATTCAAGGCCCGCGGCCTGAGCATGGCCATTTCCAAAGCCAAAGAACTGGGCGTAGAAGGCTGCATTATTCCCACGGCCGGCAACGCCGGAGTAGCCATGGCTGCGTATTGTGCTAAGGCCGGGATGCGCGCCGTGGTCGTAATGCCCCGCCATACGCCCCAGGCCTTCAAGGAGGAATGCTACTGGTATGGAGCCGAAGTACACCTGGTTGATGGCCTTATCAACGACTGCGCCGCCCGGGTGCGGGAGCTCAACCATGCCCACGAGCTGCTTGATGTTTCCACGCTGAAGGAGCCCTATAGGCTGGAAGGCAAGAAGACGATGGGGTATGAGCTGGCCGAGCAGTTGCGCTGGGCGCTGCCCGACGTGCTATTGTACCCGGCCGGCGGGGGTACCGGCCTGATCGGCATCTGGAAAGCGTTCCGCGAAATGCAGACCCTGGGGTGGTTGCCCGCCCAGGTGCGGCTGCCGCGCATGGTAGCCGTGCAGGCAGCGGCGTGCGCGCCGCTGTGGGCCACCTACACGGGCCGGCAGGCCAACAGCCAGCAGTACGTGGGGCAGCCCACCATTGCCAACGGCCTGGCCGTGCCGCGCCCCCTCGGCGAAGCCCTGATGCTGCAAGTGCTGCGCGAGTCCGGGGGAACAGTGGTGCCGGTTGACGACCAGGAAATGCTGGAGGGAATGCGCGAGCTGGCCCGGCACGAAGGCTTGTTTGTGGCGCCCGAAGGAGCGGCCGTGTGGATGGCGGCCCGCAAGCTGGTGGATGCCGGCTGGATTGGTCGCCACGAGCGGATGCTGCTGTTGAACACCGGCTCCGGGCAGAAGTACCTCGAAAATGTAATGGGACAAGCCTGA